The Pseudomonadota bacterium genomic interval GCCTGCCGGACCTGACAGACAAACGCCGTGATAGCCCCTGCTCCCGTTGCTCGGACCGATTACCGCAAAGCGCTCCTCCTGTTCACGCCCCTCGGGGCGCTGACCGTGCCCGTCTACTGGCACCTCGCGCAGCAACCAGAGACTCCCCCCTCGCTCAGCGTCTGGACCCTCGTCGCCCTGTCGGCCCTCGCAAACGTCGTGGTGCTCACCTACCACCACCTGATTCCCGCCCACCCGAAGTTCATGCTGCGGCCCTGGCGACGGGCCGTGCTTCGCATCCACGTCCTGTCCGGCACGGTGGAGCTGTTCGCCGGGCTCACGGCGTGCCTCTGGCCGTCAACGTGGGCCGGCTCCATCACGGCCATCGCCGCCATCTTCTTTCACGTACCGTCGGCACTCATGCAGACCCGCATCGTCTTCGGCAGCCGCGCCGTCATGGTCCCCTCATACCTGCTGTGCATCATCACGCACGCGTTCTGCGCCGCCCAGCTCCTGCTGCATCCCACCTCGGTGATGTGGGCGACCCACACATTCATCATATTCAACATCTATGTCTGGTGTCGCGTCTACTACTACACCTTCGACCTGACAGGGCTCTTCGCCGGCAATCGCTACACGGTCTCGATCCTCTTCGCCGGCGCAACCATGCTCACCCCGCTGCTCGGTGCCCTCGGCTTCCTCATGCTCGTAGGGTTCGTCGGGACCTACGTGCTCTTGTATCGCACCCTGTACATCTCCACCGAGGCCCAGATGCACGACTTCGTGCACGAACGCCAACGAGAGGCGGCCGCGTCCGTTCACTCCGAGCACCCGCTCGAGGGGATCGAACCCGTGACCGACGAGGCCGCGCTCGCCGCCCAGTTCGCTTCGCTTGACACCGACGGTGACGGATTCCTCAACCGCGACGACGTGCGCCACGCTCTCGCGGTGTGGCCCGTCTCGCCAGCCGTGCTCGACGCCTACGCACGGGAAGTGACCGAGCAGGGCCCGCTCGATGCGGAGGGCTTCCAGCGTCGCGTCTGGTCGATCGACGCGGTGCGTCAGCACGGACGCAGCGCCCTCGCCTTCGAGCGCGCGGTGACCGACCGGGACCGAGCCGAGCTCGTCTTCAGGCAGCTCGATCGCGACGGCAGCAACGATATCGACCTCGGCACACTCCTCGAAGAATGGGGACTTCCGCCAGAAGAGACACAAGCATGTCTGCACGACCTCGCCAAGACGGGATCGAACGTCCATGCCCTCGACTTCGAGACATTCTTCCACCGCATGCCAACGGTATGGCAGTTCATGTATCACCACGTCCTGCGCATCGCCTACGGTCGAGAGCGAAGCGAGATGGTGGGGCGGGCGCTGCGGGTCATGCGAGAAGCGTGGCGCGCACGCGCGCTCGGCGACCGGGTTCGCCAAGACCTGCTCTTCCGGGTGCCCT includes:
- a CDS encoding Crp/Fnr family transcriptional regulator; the protein is MIAPAPVARTDYRKALLLFTPLGALTVPVYWHLAQQPETPPSLSVWTLVALSALANVVVLTYHHLIPAHPKFMLRPWRRAVLRIHVLSGTVELFAGLTACLWPSTWAGSITAIAAIFFHVPSALMQTRIVFGSRAVMVPSYLLCIITHAFCAAQLLLHPTSVMWATHTFIIFNIYVWCRVYYYTFDLTGLFAGNRYTVSILFAGATMLTPLLGALGFLMLVGFVGTYVLLYRTLYISTEAQMHDFVHERQREAAASVHSEHPLEGIEPVTDEAALAAQFASLDTDGDGFLNRDDVRHALAVWPVSPAVLDAYAREVTEQGPLDAEGFQRRVWSIDAVRQHGRSALAFERAVTDRDRAELVFRQLDRDGSNDIDLGTLLEEWGLPPEETQACLHDLAKTGSNVHALDFETFFHRMPTVWQFMYHHVLRIAYGRERSEMVGRALRVMREAWRARALGDRVRQDLLFRVPFLQQECDSLICDLAASATVVRCSPNDIVIAEGTVADRFFVVADGHLRVTCNEEPITELGPGACFGEGALLTDEPRAATV